From Oligoflexia bacterium, the proteins below share one genomic window:
- a CDS encoding glutamate-cysteine ligase family protein, translated as MSREVKVSQSGPIENVDNLLEIFINGAREPKNFLVGLETEKIGVYKDTLQAIPYLGDKGIEIILKTIADQDHWKKIYDQEHLIALEKDGQAITLEPGGQFELSGSAHQSVADVAHELGQHLKLLCRISTPLDIAWLGIGIQPVSTIDQISWVPKSRYKIMKAYFERVSPGGLEMMKLTASSQVNLDYSSEEDAAKKIRVGSVFGVLASALTANSAIEQGQKNGFCSRRLKVWQKTDKQRCGIPKFFVDGSFSFEQYRDYAQDIPMYFLYRNGAYQDATHQTFAQALKSGQVLTQSDWESHLTTLFPDVRLKNHLEFRTADASSKKLSIAITAFWMALLYNKSLLEEAHSFSKKVSLETLYTSIDDVALKGMQASLGKIKILDWANEYINHCMLAMDKVLYNEGMSDYLFPLREIADKGKSPAEQLLADWPTCLKTLCEKE; from the coding sequence ATGAGTAGAGAAGTAAAAGTTAGTCAATCTGGACCTATTGAAAATGTGGATAATCTGTTAGAAATTTTTATCAATGGTGCCAGAGAACCAAAGAATTTTTTGGTTGGATTAGAAACTGAAAAAATTGGAGTTTATAAAGATACTCTGCAAGCCATCCCTTATCTTGGAGATAAAGGGATAGAAATTATTTTAAAAACCATTGCGGATCAAGATCATTGGAAAAAAATATATGATCAAGAGCATTTAATTGCTCTTGAAAAAGATGGGCAAGCCATTACTTTAGAACCCGGGGGTCAGTTTGAACTGAGTGGCTCTGCTCATCAGTCTGTAGCGGATGTTGCACATGAGCTTGGACAGCATTTGAAGTTGTTATGCAGGATTTCAACACCTTTGGATATAGCTTGGTTGGGTATTGGAATTCAGCCGGTAAGCACTATTGATCAAATTTCTTGGGTGCCCAAGTCACGCTATAAAATTATGAAGGCTTACTTTGAAAGAGTTTCACCCGGTGGTTTAGAAATGATGAAATTGACAGCATCATCGCAAGTTAACTTAGACTACAGCAGTGAAGAAGATGCTGCAAAAAAAATTAGAGTAGGCAGTGTGTTTGGTGTTTTGGCATCCGCCTTGACTGCCAATTCAGCAATAGAACAAGGGCAAAAAAATGGTTTTTGTTCACGGCGTTTAAAAGTTTGGCAAAAAACTGACAAACAACGGTGCGGAATCCCCAAATTTTTTGTGGATGGTAGTTTCTCTTTTGAGCAATACAGAGATTATGCCCAAGATATTCCTATGTACTTTTTATATAGAAATGGGGCTTATCAAGATGCTACACACCAAACATTTGCTCAAGCACTAAAGAGTGGACAAGTTTTAACTCAAAGTGACTGGGAAAGTCATTTAACAACTTTATTTCCTGATGTTAGGTTAAAAAATCACTTGGAATTTAGAACAGCAGATGCAAGCAGTAAAAAACTTTCTATAGCCATAACTGCATTTTGGATGGCACTGTTGTATAACAAGAGCTTATTAGAAGAAGCTCATAGTTTTTCCAAAAAGGTTAGTTTAGAGACTTTGTATACAAGTATTGATGATGTTGCTCTTAAAGGTATGCAAGCCAGTTTAGGTAAAATAAAAATATTGGATTGGGCGAATGAATATATAAACCACTGTATGTTGGCGATGGATAAAGTGCTTTACAATGAAGGCATGTCTGATTATTTATTCCCCCTTAGAGAAATTGCTGACAAAGGAAAATCTCCAGCTGAGCAACTTCTTGCTGATTGGCCAACCTGTTTAAAAACATTATGCGAAAAGGAATAA
- a CDS encoding VanZ family protein, which produces MRKGIKYVVPCGIWVGIIFMFSSQYFSAGNTSTVLYRWIHAFFQSFSREHFWSMHFYIRKFAHVFAYAVLTYFSFVALFKNFYIFKIKPKIRSFICVFIFCLSIAILDEYNQSHIAARTGTYKDILIDMIGVVSVQLFVLIKTSQISMFTSKKK; this is translated from the coding sequence ATGCGAAAAGGAATAAAATATGTAGTACCCTGCGGGATTTGGGTAGGGATCATTTTTATGTTTTCTAGTCAGTACTTCTCAGCTGGAAATACGAGTACAGTTTTATACCGATGGATTCATGCTTTTTTTCAATCGTTTTCTAGAGAGCACTTTTGGAGTATGCATTTTTACATTAGAAAGTTTGCACATGTTTTTGCATATGCAGTGTTAACGTACTTTTCATTTGTAGCGTTATTTAAAAATTTTTATATTTTTAAAATAAAACCCAAGATCAGGTCTTTTATTTGTGTATTTATTTTTTGTTTAAGCATTGCTATTTTAGATGAATACAATCAAAGTCATATTGCAGCTAGAACAGGAACATACAAAGATATTCTTATTGATATGATAGGTGTTGTATCTGTTCAGTTATTTGTACTTATTAAAACCAGCCAGATTTCAATGTTTACTAGTAAAAAAAAATAA
- a CDS encoding DUF3015 family protein, with product MKKSMFTLVCAAVFMAGFVYAEGLKGTGTYGSAGCGLGSMLFVEKNGKVQQVLAATTNGTFGTQTFGISSGTSNCTSEGMAKLDKEKEIFVEVNYATLQKEIAQANGETLASFASLMGCSEDAQVLFAKTLQKNTATLNSIDNGTQFISVVKNTVNNDAVLAEKCSVNG from the coding sequence ATGAAAAAATCAATGTTTACTCTTGTATGTGCTGCTGTGTTTATGGCAGGTTTTGTATACGCAGAAGGTCTTAAAGGAACAGGAACATATGGCTCTGCGGGTTGTGGTTTAGGTAGTATGTTGTTTGTTGAAAAAAATGGTAAAGTTCAACAGGTTTTAGCTGCTACAACAAATGGTACCTTTGGTACGCAAACATTTGGAATTTCTTCAGGTACCTCTAACTGTACAAGTGAGGGTATGGCTAAATTAGATAAAGAAAAAGAAATTTTTGTTGAAGTAAACTATGCAACTTTACAAAAAGAAATTGCGCAAGCCAACGGTGAAACTTTGGCAAGCTTTGCAAGTTTAATGGGTTGTTCTGAAGATGCACAAGTATTGTTTGCTAAAACATTACAAAAAAATACAGCAACATTAAATAGCATTGATAATGGTACACAGTTTATTAGTGTTGTTAAAAATACTGTAAACAATGATGCTGTTTTAGCTGAAAAATGTTCTGTTAATGGTTAA
- a CDS encoding DUF4105 domain-containing protein: MNTNIMIKAFLCLYGMHWFLLAPLYAKTKNEQSINSTILHQLSKDPYWLKLGHYRQKSKNKYKGEVDGPSFYLDQQGRYKPEQELLVTIKLMLQDLEKNNLEQDSVICRYPLRYKWLKKNHLIEVKNFNFFEHCKTFNSWFNRMNAKAAVLVFAGSYLNNPSSMFGHTFLRFKKKTDNHESKALLDNVVNFAASTGSEGGLLYTVKGLFGGYPGVFSSFPYHMKVNEYVNLEARDLWEYHLSLSQEQVNDLLFHLWELSKTYFDYYFIDENCSYFLLSLLEVNHPNHALVKRLPFFTTPVDTIKVLQKNTDWVEKIELRPSYRRIYQARMASLTKKSKKLAYKMIRQKKVHALGHKELDQQRNILDTVIDYEKYNNKNMVPSSFEKQLWLARSLLPASEPVHIKLKHDPAKSHPTMRFGFGGTYHNDNALSADIYFRGAYHDQLNLQQGLNNLSHIEALNGKLSFNLKSKKILIPELNVIRIISLAPFEKGIKKPSWNINLALEESLNEPCFTCRQVKLSVGPGITIGKANLGLQEDKRFLFYTFLNSANALALSDKLNSFVGLEIDSGFLFDFGNLSSQKLGFKYAINALNNFLSHEQAYFLQAFHLNPGNEIRVDFNYNLHDYNAALYYLRYF, encoded by the coding sequence ATGAATACAAATATAATGATCAAAGCCTTTTTGTGTTTATATGGGATGCATTGGTTTTTATTGGCGCCACTGTATGCAAAAACAAAGAATGAACAATCAATAAATTCAACAATATTGCATCAATTAAGTAAAGATCCTTATTGGCTTAAACTAGGTCATTATCGCCAAAAATCAAAAAATAAATATAAAGGTGAAGTGGATGGTCCTAGCTTTTACCTTGATCAACAGGGTCGTTATAAGCCTGAGCAAGAGTTGCTTGTTACAATTAAGCTTATGCTCCAGGACCTAGAAAAAAACAATCTTGAGCAAGATTCGGTTATTTGTCGCTATCCACTAAGATATAAATGGTTAAAGAAAAATCATTTAATTGAAGTAAAAAACTTTAATTTTTTTGAACACTGTAAAACCTTTAACTCATGGTTTAATAGAATGAATGCAAAGGCAGCTGTTTTAGTTTTTGCAGGTAGTTATTTGAACAACCCATCTTCCATGTTTGGGCATACTTTTTTAAGGTTTAAGAAAAAAACAGATAATCATGAAAGTAAAGCGCTCCTTGATAATGTGGTCAACTTTGCAGCAAGTACGGGTTCCGAAGGAGGGCTTTTATATACCGTAAAAGGTCTTTTTGGTGGATACCCCGGTGTATTCTCTTCATTTCCCTATCATATGAAGGTCAATGAATATGTTAACCTTGAAGCACGAGATTTATGGGAGTATCATTTGAGCTTATCGCAAGAGCAGGTCAATGATTTACTGTTTCATTTATGGGAGCTGTCAAAAACTTATTTTGATTATTATTTTATTGATGAAAACTGCTCATATTTTTTATTAAGTTTACTTGAAGTGAATCACCCAAATCATGCCTTGGTCAAACGGCTACCATTTTTTACAACGCCGGTTGATACAATTAAAGTGCTGCAAAAAAATACTGATTGGGTTGAAAAAATAGAACTTAGACCATCTTATAGAAGGATTTATCAAGCAAGAATGGCCAGCTTGACTAAAAAATCAAAAAAACTAGCCTATAAAATGATTAGACAAAAAAAAGTTCATGCTCTTGGGCATAAAGAGCTAGATCAACAAAGAAACATATTGGATACAGTGATAGATTATGAAAAATACAACAATAAAAATATGGTTCCAAGTTCTTTTGAAAAACAATTATGGTTGGCAAGAAGTTTATTGCCAGCTTCGGAGCCAGTTCATATTAAATTGAAGCATGATCCAGCTAAATCGCACCCAACCATGCGTTTTGGCTTTGGGGGGACCTACCATAACGATAATGCCTTAAGCGCAGATATATATTTTAGGGGAGCTTATCACGATCAGTTAAATTTGCAGCAAGGTCTCAATAACTTGTCTCATATTGAAGCACTTAATGGAAAGTTGAGTTTTAATTTAAAGTCAAAAAAAATACTTATTCCAGAACTTAACGTGATTCGGATTATATCACTGGCTCCATTTGAAAAAGGGATTAAAAAACCATCCTGGAATATCAATTTGGCGTTAGAAGAAAGTCTTAATGAGCCGTGTTTTACTTGCCGGCAAGTAAAACTATCAGTTGGGCCAGGTATAACAATTGGTAAAGCCAATCTTGGTCTGCAAGAAGATAAAAGGTTTTTGTTTTATACATTTTTAAACAGCGCTAATGCACTGGCTTTATCAGATAAGCTCAATTCATTTGTTGGCTTGGAAATTGATTCAGGTTTTTTATTTGATTTTGGGAATTTAAGTTCCCAGAAACTTGGCTTTAAATATGCTATCAATGCATTGAATAACTTTTTAAGTCATGAACAAGCATATTTTTTACAAGCCTTTCATCTTAATCCAGGTAATGAGATTAGAGTTGATTTTAATTACAATCTCCATGACTACAATGCCGCCCTGTATTATTTAAGGTATTTTTAA
- a CDS encoding alpha/beta fold hydrolase has protein sequence MKKLILFNSVGLISLIFLSACTNIALQPSRQVYQNVENFQAQKPEQQYIKSFDGTSLSLVHFQSLVKPKKGVVVQFHGNAENLSSHFLSQLWVTQHGYDFVTFDYRGYGKSEGLAGFPDVNQDAAAVIQYAMDNYSEYDHQIILWGESIGGMILMNALNILAEQGQPNFKYKMILEGTFYSLKATSSKVLTRHWLTFPFSWLGFLLVTDRYAAKKQIRKFTYKPESVLFVQSKQDFVVGFKQGKKLFNKYQHSNKCKLWYEEKSHINVAGVAKRKYRSMMLNYLNEGCSKLDNAY, from the coding sequence ATGAAAAAGTTAATTTTGTTTAATAGTGTTGGTTTGATAAGTTTAATTTTTTTATCTGCTTGTACCAACATAGCTTTGCAGCCTAGCAGGCAAGTATATCAAAATGTTGAAAATTTTCAGGCACAGAAACCTGAGCAACAATACATTAAATCTTTTGATGGAACATCGTTGTCTTTGGTTCACTTTCAGAGCTTGGTAAAACCAAAGAAAGGTGTGGTGGTTCAGTTTCATGGTAACGCAGAAAATTTAAGTTCACATTTTTTATCCCAATTGTGGGTTACACAACATGGCTACGACTTTGTTACTTTTGATTACAGAGGCTATGGTAAGTCAGAGGGGCTTGCAGGGTTTCCTGATGTTAATCAAGATGCAGCAGCCGTGATTCAATATGCAATGGATAACTACTCTGAGTATGACCATCAAATTATTTTATGGGGAGAGAGTATTGGTGGGATGATTTTAATGAATGCTTTAAATATTTTAGCAGAACAAGGGCAGCCAAACTTTAAATATAAGATGATTTTGGAAGGAACTTTTTATTCATTAAAAGCAACGTCTTCAAAAGTTTTAACTCGGCATTGGTTAACGTTTCCTTTTTCTTGGCTTGGGTTTCTGTTGGTGACTGATCGTTATGCCGCTAAGAAACAAATTCGTAAGTTTACATACAAACCAGAAAGTGTGTTGTTTGTGCAAAGTAAGCAAGATTTTGTGGTTGGGTTTAAACAAGGTAAAAAATTATTTAACAAATACCAACATTCTAATAAATGTAAGTTATGGTACGAGGAAAAAAGTCATATCAATGTGGCTGGCGTTGCCAAAAGAAAATACCGTTCAATGATGCTGAACTATCTTAATGAAGGTTGTAGCAAGTTAGATAATGCTTATTAA
- the ggt gene encoding gamma-glutamyltransferase, with amino-acid sequence MLKKPFLKSLLLSLTLLLSACSSQFKTVKLLKGHSQAQHEAFSDKIMIATQGEAATAAGIKMIELGGNAFDAAAAVSFAISVERPQSTGLGGGGFMLMDGPTFEQPLSLDFREKAPLKAHSKMYVDKNDAIIERKSLDGIFAGGVPGLVKGVLEMQAKYGKLTRQQVMQPAIELATNGFKIYPHLAKAIEARQEVLKQYPASIAVFFKSDGSIKEEGDILIQKDLAKTLQTISEKGINGFYKGWVAQAIVDESKRLGGYIRQIDLDKYNTKWRTPVQGTFNGYEIFSMGPPSSGGTHVIQILNILEPLNLKEQGIQSPTSIHQTASAMQLAFVDRARYMGDADFVKVPVKGLISKKYAGELRKKIGSKALKLEQDDLLDAFPYESDETTHFTIMDNVGNTVSSTQTINGWLGSGVVIPGTGIVMNNEMDDFSKKPGDSNLFGAVGSKNNLVQPEKRPLSSMSPTIVRKDGKPILALGTPSGTRILTCVSQVLLNYLEHEKDLYTAVAALRYHHQWQPDHIRVEDPGFSLGTKKALQSMGHEIRHEDLGCKVQAVAFENNRLHGVADPRGEGLAKGQ; translated from the coding sequence ATGCTAAAAAAACCATTCTTAAAATCACTTTTATTATCTTTAACCTTATTATTATCTGCCTGTAGCTCTCAATTTAAAACAGTAAAACTACTAAAAGGCCACAGCCAAGCCCAACATGAAGCCTTTAGTGATAAGATCATGATTGCAACGCAAGGAGAAGCCGCAACCGCAGCTGGAATTAAGATGATTGAATTGGGAGGCAATGCTTTTGATGCGGCAGCTGCCGTTTCTTTTGCTATTTCTGTTGAACGGCCTCAATCAACAGGCCTTGGCGGCGGTGGTTTTATGCTGATGGACGGCCCTACTTTTGAACAACCTCTATCTCTGGACTTTAGAGAAAAGGCTCCTTTAAAAGCCCATTCAAAAATGTATGTCGACAAAAACGATGCGATCATTGAAAGAAAGTCTTTAGATGGTATCTTTGCCGGTGGCGTGCCGGGTTTGGTTAAAGGTGTCTTAGAAATGCAAGCCAAGTATGGTAAGCTCACCCGCCAACAAGTCATGCAACCTGCCATTGAACTGGCTACAAATGGATTTAAAATTTACCCACACTTAGCCAAAGCCATTGAGGCAAGGCAAGAGGTTTTAAAACAATACCCTGCTTCTATTGCTGTGTTTTTTAAATCAGACGGTAGCATCAAAGAAGAAGGTGATATCTTAATACAAAAAGACTTGGCAAAAACCTTACAAACCATATCAGAAAAAGGCATAAACGGTTTTTACAAAGGTTGGGTCGCTCAAGCTATTGTCGATGAAAGCAAACGTTTAGGCGGTTACATCAGGCAAATAGATTTGGATAAATACAACACCAAATGGAGAACCCCTGTCCAAGGAACCTTTAATGGCTATGAGATTTTTTCAATGGGACCTCCTAGTTCTGGTGGGACCCATGTCATTCAAATCTTAAATATTTTAGAACCGCTTAACTTAAAAGAGCAAGGTATTCAAAGCCCAACCAGTATTCATCAAACAGCCAGTGCTATGCAGCTGGCTTTTGTTGATAGAGCACGCTATATGGGAGATGCTGATTTTGTTAAGGTGCCGGTTAAAGGATTAATTTCAAAAAAATATGCCGGGGAATTACGCAAGAAAATTGGTTCAAAAGCATTAAAGCTTGAACAAGATGATTTGCTTGATGCTTTTCCTTATGAATCCGATGAAACCACCCACTTTACCATTATGGACAATGTCGGCAATACTGTGAGCTCTACTCAAACCATTAACGGCTGGTTAGGTTCTGGCGTTGTCATCCCAGGCACAGGTATTGTTATGAATAATGAAATGGATGATTTTTCTAAAAAACCAGGGGATAGTAATTTATTTGGCGCGGTTGGCAGCAAAAACAACTTGGTACAACCTGAAAAACGTCCTTTAAGCAGTATGTCTCCTACTATTGTTAGAAAAGATGGTAAACCCATCCTTGCTTTGGGAACACCTTCAGGTACCAGGATCCTAACCTGTGTCAGCCAAGTTCTATTGAATTATCTTGAGCATGAAAAAGATCTCTATACTGCTGTTGCTGCACTACGCTACCATCACCAATGGCAGCCTGACCATATTCGGGTAGAAGATCCCGGCTTTAGTCTGGGCACAAAAAAAGCTCTACAAAGCATGGGCCATGAAATCCGCCATGAAGATCTAGGCTGTAAAGTCCAAGCAGTTGCTTTTGAAAACAATCGCTTACACGGTGTAGCTGATCCAAGAGGTGAAGGCCTAGCTAAAGGACAGTAA
- a CDS encoding class II aldolase/adducin family protein, with the protein MFYLSSRKSIVQVHKLLYAKGYGVGNDGNTSIRVSAQEMLITPTGFDKSKLKPFDISIVCLKTGKHLKGPKPSSEYQLHLATYQHNPKVKAIVHSHPPYSIACSLSGISLEEPILPEVIIALGKVPTCSYTTPGTHAIAQQAALALKENQCIILERHGVVSASKSTIDNAYTQLERVEHSAKILWLSHAIAPPSLIQNPELESLINIRKEIQNG; encoded by the coding sequence GTGTTTTACTTATCGTCTAGGAAAAGTATTGTTCAGGTTCATAAGCTGCTTTATGCAAAAGGTTATGGTGTTGGAAATGATGGAAATACGTCTATAAGAGTTTCTGCTCAAGAAATGTTAATCACACCCACTGGCTTTGACAAAAGCAAATTAAAGCCTTTTGACATCAGCATAGTTTGCCTGAAAACAGGAAAACATCTTAAAGGGCCAAAACCATCCTCAGAATACCAATTGCACCTTGCCACTTATCAACACAACCCAAAAGTCAAAGCCATTGTGCACTCTCATCCTCCTTATTCCATTGCATGCAGTTTATCAGGCATTAGCTTAGAAGAGCCAATCTTGCCAGAAGTCATCATTGCTTTAGGAAAAGTCCCCACATGTTCATATACTACGCCAGGCACGCATGCTATTGCTCAACAAGCTGCCTTAGCTTTAAAAGAAAACCAATGCATTATTTTGGAAAGACATGGCGTGGTTAGTGCTTCAAAGAGCACTATAGATAATGCTTACACCCAATTAGAACGTGTTGAACACAGCGCAAAAATATTATGGCTGAGTCACGCTATTGCTCCTCCTAGCTTAATTCAAAACCCTGAACTAGAAAGTTTAATCAATATTAGAAAAGAAATTCAGAACGGATAA
- the fsa gene encoding fructose-6-phosphate aldolase translates to MKFFIDTANIDEIKQAIALGMCDGVTTNPSLVAKEGKSYFDLAKEICALVSGPVSLETVAQSADAMLSEGRKLAELGENVVVKLPMCEDALVATKRLAQEGIRVNMTLCFSPMQALLAAKAGAAYISPFVGRLDDISHDGMALIEEIVTIYDNYAFETEVLVASIRHPKHLLDAALMGADVATIPFSVLAQLVKHPLTDSGIAKFNEDSKKVEGHI, encoded by the coding sequence ATGAAATTCTTCATAGATACAGCCAATATAGATGAAATTAAACAAGCCATTGCTTTAGGGATGTGTGACGGGGTCACCACCAATCCCAGCTTGGTTGCTAAAGAAGGTAAGTCCTATTTTGATTTAGCCAAAGAAATCTGTGCATTGGTTTCAGGGCCAGTAAGTCTTGAAACAGTTGCTCAAAGTGCTGATGCTATGCTGTCAGAAGGTAGAAAATTAGCCGAATTGGGTGAAAACGTTGTTGTAAAGTTACCCATGTGTGAAGATGCTTTGGTAGCAACCAAACGTTTAGCGCAAGAAGGTATAAGAGTTAATATGACACTTTGCTTTTCTCCGATGCAAGCCCTTCTCGCAGCAAAGGCTGGAGCCGCTTACATATCACCTTTTGTTGGGCGTTTGGACGATATATCCCATGATGGTATGGCTTTGATTGAGGAAATTGTAACCATTTACGATAATTATGCTTTTGAAACAGAAGTTTTGGTTGCAAGTATAAGGCACCCAAAACATTTACTAGATGCAGCATTGATGGGCGCTGATGTTGCTACCATTCCATTCAGTGTATTGGCTCAGTTGGTTAAGCATCCTTTGACAGACAGTGGAATAGCTAAGTTCAATGAAGATTCAAAAAAAGTAGAAGGACACATATAG
- a CDS encoding electron transfer flavoprotein subunit beta/FixA family protein, with protein sequence MKIAVCVKRVPDTASNIKLNSDGQGIVEEGLKFIISPYDEFGVEEGLKTKENLGAGEVTALTVGNDKAQDVLRSALAMGCDKAVMIESQEKLSGLSVAKLLAAKIKADDYQLVFTGKHAIDDDASQVSQMTAQLLDWPHVTSVSKFELIDESTAKVHRDVDGGNQEVWEIKLPAIFAATKGLNQPRYASLKGIMQSKSKPIEKVSAADLNLQEGGLNNNVTVVGYEEPPARQAGQIFKDNPQEAVKEVVKKLREEAKVI encoded by the coding sequence ATGAAAATAGCAGTTTGTGTAAAGCGGGTACCAGATACAGCCAGCAATATTAAGCTTAACAGTGATGGTCAGGGAATTGTTGAAGAGGGTTTAAAATTTATTATCAGTCCTTATGATGAGTTTGGTGTTGAAGAAGGTTTAAAAACAAAAGAAAATTTAGGTGCGGGTGAAGTAACGGCCCTAACAGTAGGGAATGATAAAGCTCAAGATGTTTTAAGAAGTGCTTTGGCCATGGGCTGTGATAAAGCTGTGATGATTGAAAGTCAGGAGAAACTGTCAGGTTTATCTGTGGCAAAACTCTTGGCAGCAAAAATAAAAGCAGATGACTATCAACTTGTATTTACTGGCAAACACGCCATAGATGACGATGCTTCTCAAGTCAGTCAGATGACAGCACAATTGTTGGATTGGCCACATGTCACATCTGTAAGCAAATTTGAATTGATTGATGAAAGTACCGCTAAAGTGCATAGAGATGTTGATGGTGGCAATCAAGAGGTATGGGAAATTAAGTTGCCTGCAATTTTTGCAGCAACCAAAGGTTTAAACCAACCCCGTTATGCGTCTTTAAAAGGTATCATGCAGTCCAAATCTAAACCCATAGAAAAAGTAAGCGCAGCTGATTTGAATCTACAAGAAGGGGGTTTAAATAATAATGTAACTGTTGTTGGTTATGAAGAACCACCTGCAAGACAAGCTGGGCAAATCTTTAAAGATAATCCACAAGAAGCGGTGAAAGAAGTGGTTAAGAAATTAAGAGAAGAAGCCAAGGTTATATAA
- a CDS encoding electron transfer flavoprotein subunit alpha/FixB family protein → MNIAVWIESNNNKIKKSSLEVLAQAGRLAQTNNAKLSALYIGETIKDIESQLKTYGVSSLYHANVSSYNTVSWAEQTAKFCSENSINILLASLSANSKDTFPRVAAQLDCGMISEVTHLELTGNTLKAKRPVYAGKLIANIEANLESPVVVTCRPNVFDPKPEVAESNTQSNELEAAGFSECGRCKLLEVKATVSDRPDLAAAEIVVSAGRSIKSEENFTMINELADVLGAAVGASRAAVDAGYASHDMQVGQTGKTVNPKLYIACGISGAIQHLAGMSSSKVIVAINTDPEAPIFQKADYGIVGDMFELVPLMKEEFAKLLQE, encoded by the coding sequence ATGAATATTGCTGTATGGATAGAAAGTAACAATAATAAAATTAAAAAATCGTCTTTAGAAGTTTTAGCCCAAGCTGGACGACTGGCGCAAACAAACAATGCAAAGCTATCTGCGCTGTACATAGGTGAAACAATCAAAGACATTGAAAGCCAGCTAAAAACATATGGCGTAAGCAGCTTGTACCATGCCAATGTATCTAGTTACAATACAGTATCTTGGGCTGAGCAAACGGCAAAATTTTGCAGTGAGAATAGTATTAATATTCTATTGGCTTCGTTAAGTGCTAACAGCAAGGACACTTTTCCAAGAGTTGCGGCGCAACTAGACTGTGGAATGATTTCAGAAGTAACCCATCTTGAGCTAACCGGTAACACTTTAAAAGCCAAAAGACCCGTTTATGCAGGTAAGCTGATTGCTAACATTGAAGCTAACCTAGAGTCTCCAGTTGTTGTGACCTGTAGACCCAATGTTTTTGACCCTAAACCTGAAGTGGCGGAGTCTAATACTCAAAGCAATGAGCTTGAAGCTGCGGGATTTTCTGAGTGCGGACGCTGTAAATTGTTAGAAGTGAAAGCAACCGTCTCTGATAGACCTGATTTGGCTGCAGCAGAGATTGTTGTATCCGCAGGCCGTTCTATTAAGTCAGAAGAAAACTTTACCATGATCAATGAATTGGCAGATGTTTTAGGTGCCGCCGTTGGAGCTTCACGAGCAGCAGTAGACGCAGGGTATGCCAGTCATGATATGCAGGTCGGTCAAACTGGTAAAACAGTGAACCCAAAACTATACATAGCCTGCGGTATCTCAGGTGCCATTCAGCATTTAGCCGGTATGAGCTCGTCTAAAGTCATTGTCGCCATCAACACCGATCCTGAAGCACCCATTTTCCAGAAAGCAGATTATGGCATAGTGGGCGATATGTTTGAATTGGTGCCATTGATGAAGGAAGAGTTTGCAAAGCTCTTGCAAGAATAA